TCTGGAGGTGGAGAACGGCGCGCTCTCTACGGAGCTTGTCCGGCTCTGAGCCGGATAGTCCGCCTTGTTTATAGTGCAGGCGCGCAGACCTGGTCTTTCCGCGGGGTTGGTGAGTCTGAACCGGTCCGGGGGTTGCATGCACCGTTCTGATCCGAGTCGGACGAGCTCTCTGCGTACGGTCGGGGCCGGCGTAGCCTCTGCCGGTTTGCCCGGTTGTTCAGGGAGTTGTCCGGCCTTTGCGGGCTTGCCCTTCTCGCCGTCGAAGACGGAGTTCCCCGTCGGCATCCGGCACCCGTCGGCATCCGGCACCCGCCGCCATCCGAACCCGGCGGGGTTGCTGTGAAAGGTCCACATCGCCCTCGCCTACGGCGCAGAAGGACTTCATCACTTCACCTGCCGGACGCCGGGACCGGGGACGGTTGGCTTTGAAAAGGCTCTGGTCTCCCGCTCGGACAAGCGGCCCCGGACCTACCCCGACGAACTCCTGCCTCGCCGGGAGTGGCCGGGCTGCTCAGGCTTCGCCGCCGCTGAAGGCAACGAGCCCTGAAAGCCGTGATTGGCGGGATTCCCCCTCGCCCGTAGACTATCGGGGTGAGCGCTTCAGCCAGAAATATCCCCGGTCGCGGAGCGGCCAACAACCCTGGAAACCGCTTCGAGCGCCTCGAATCCGTCGCGGACGACTCATACCTCGACGACCTGGACCCGGAGAACCGGGAAGGGCCGAGACCGGAGACGGTCTACTACCGCGACGCGACCAAGTCCATCATCACGACCAACACCAGCCCCGACGTCGGCTTCGACGCAAGCATCAACCCGTACCGGGGATGTCAGCACGGGTGCGTCTACTGCTTCGCCCGTCCGAACCACGAATACCTCGGCCTCTCCGCCGGGCTGGACTTCGAAACGAAGATCCTGGTAAAAGAAAACGCCCCCGAGCTCCTCCGCAGGGAACTCTCCGCAAAGAAGTGGCGACCGCGCCCCATCGCCCTGAGCGTTGCGACCGACTGCTACCAGACGATAGAAAAGAAACTGAAGATCACCCGCCGCTGTCTCGAAGTTCTGGCGGAGTTCCGAAACCCCGTCGCCGTGGTGACAAAGAACCACCTTGTAACCCGCGATGTGGACCTGCTGCAGAAGCTTGCAAAGTACGGCGCGGCCTCCGTATCCATATCGCTTACGACCCTCGACGACGAACTGCGCCGCCGGATGGAACCGCGCACGAGCAGCCCGAGACGCCGCCTCGCCGCGATGGAGAAGCTGTCGGAGGCGGGAATCCCCGTCAGCGTCCTTGTCGCGCCCGTAATCCCCGGCCTCACCGACCACGAGCTGCCGAACCTCCTGCGGGCCGCCGCAGACGCCGGAGCGACGAGCGCGGGCTTCACGCCCGTCCGGTTGCCGCACGCCGTCGCGCCGCTCTTTGCGGGCTGGCTGCAACGCAACTACCCCGACAGGGAAGAGAAAGTCCTGAACCGCATCCGTGAAATACGGAACGGGAAGCTCAACGATCCGCGCTTCGGAAGCCGGATGCGCGGCGAGGGAGTATACGCCGAGCACATGAGGAGCCTCTTCGACCTTTCGTGCCGGCGAGCGGGGATCAGCCGCGGTCGGATGAAACTTTCCACGGGTTCGTTTCGCGTGCCGACCGACCAGCCCTCGCTCTTTGACTGACCCGCTACCTGTTCGTTTGCTGGATGCGACATCGGACAACACTATGTTGTCCGGATAGAACTCTACTCACGGTCTCCGGAGCCTCGAGCGGCTAAGGACCTATTTCCCACCGCTCTTGCTGCCGGCCACAGCCGAAGTCCTCGCCCCGTACTCGAGACCGTCCACGAGCGCCTGCCAGCTTGCCTCGATGATGTTCTCCCCGACCCCGACCGCGCCCCACACCCTGCGCCCGTCCGTCGAGTCTATAAGGACGCGGGTCGTCGCCTCGGTTGCGCGGTGCTCGTCGAGTATCCTGACCTTGTAGTTCGAGAGGTGGATGTCGGACAGTTCGGGGTAGTGTTGCTCTATGGCCTGCCGCAAGGCGCGGTCGAGGGCGTTCACGGGGCCGTTGCCCTCGGCGGTCGAGATGGCCCGCTTGCCGCCAACAAGAAGCTTTATGGTCGCCTCGGTCGTCGTTGCCCCGTCGGCCCGCTTCTCGCTTATGATCCGGAAACTCTCAAGGTCGAAGAGCGGCGCGTCCTCCCCGGCGGTGCGGCTTATAAGAAGGGCGAGCGAGGCGTCGGCGGCCTCGTAGTGGTAGCCTTCGTGTTCTTTTTTCTTGATCTCCATAAGCACCGTCATCTCGTCCCCGGCCTCTATGCCGAGCTCCTCGGCCTTTGCCCGGATGGAGTTCTTCCCCGAAAGCTCCCCGACGGGTGTGCGCCGCGTGTTCCCGATGGATTCCGGCTCGACGTGCTCGTAGGTTGACGGGTCTTTCGAGATGCCGTCGACGTGCAGACCGCCCTTGTGTGAGAACGCGCTCCTCCCGACAAACGGCCGGTGCGCGTCCGGCGTCAGGTTCATAAGCTCGGAGACGTAGTTGGAGACCTCCGTCAGGCGCGACAGGTTCTCTCCGGCCCGCACGGGCTCGCCCATCTTCAGCTGCAGGTTCGCTATCACGGGGACGAGATCACAG
This sequence is a window from Rubrobacter indicoceani. Protein-coding genes within it:
- a CDS encoding PA0069 family radical SAM protein, with the protein product MSASARNIPGRGAANNPGNRFERLESVADDSYLDDLDPENREGPRPETVYYRDATKSIITTNTSPDVGFDASINPYRGCQHGCVYCFARPNHEYLGLSAGLDFETKILVKENAPELLRRELSAKKWRPRPIALSVATDCYQTIEKKLKITRRCLEVLAEFRNPVAVVTKNHLVTRDVDLLQKLAKYGAASVSISLTTLDDELRRRMEPRTSSPRRRLAAMEKLSEAGIPVSVLVAPVIPGLTDHELPNLLRAAADAGATSAGFTPVRLPHAVAPLFAGWLQRNYPDREEKVLNRIREIRNGKLNDPRFGSRMRGEGVYAEHMRSLFDLSCRRAGISRGRMKLSTGSFRVPTDQPSLFD
- the cimA gene encoding citramalate synthase — translated: MTTEQITIFDTTLRDGTQREGVTLTAEDKTRIAKELDALGVDYIEAGFPASNPKDLEFFEGFDASQLENAKLVAFTRARRPNARAEDDPAVTLLTGLSAPVACIVAKSWKMHVEKVLRTTVEENLASVRDTVEYLSKAGKEVIFDAEHYFDGFKDSRDHALAVLRAAAESGATTLVLCDTNGGTLPTELRAIVEETVGEFRGLPHVNVGIHTHNDSGCAVANALVAVEAGAMQVQGTINGVGERCGNCDLVPVIANLQLKMGEPVRAGENLSRLTEVSNYVSELMNLTPDAHRPFVGRSAFSHKGGLHVDGISKDPSTYEHVEPESIGNTRRTPVGELSGKNSIRAKAEELGIEAGDEMTVLMEIKKKEHEGYHYEAADASLALLISRTAGEDAPLFDLESFRIISEKRADGATTTEATIKLLVGGKRAISTAEGNGPVNALDRALRQAIEQHYPELSDIHLSNYKVRILDEHRATEATTRVLIDSTDGRRVWGAVGVGENIIEASWQALVDGLEYGARTSAVAGSKSGGK